ACCAGCTCGAAGCGCGAGTGGATCGGCAGCGGCGCGGCGGGGCGAAGCTCGAGATGGGCGGGCGCCGCGGCGTCCGGCTGCCTCACCGAGAACGCGATGGGCTTGCGCGCCCCGCCGGCCACTCGCTCGAGCTTGGCGGCGCGCTCGAGCGCCGCGGGCGCGATGGGCTGGTTGAAGCGGAGGTCGAGGACGACGTCGGGGGTGAGCCCGTCCTGCCGGTCCGATGGCGAAGAGCGGACCAGCGCGGGCCGCACGGTCGTAAACTCGAAGCGGTGCGCGGCGCCGAGCGTCGCGCCGTCGAGCGCGCGCGTGCCCGCGGGGACCTCGACCTTGACGTGGGTCGCGCCCGGGAGCCGCCCCGCGGCGGGCACGAACTGGAGCGCGCTCGTGCCGACCCACTGCCAGCGTCCCTCGAGCGCGGGCTCGAGCGTGATGGGCGGCGGGGCCTCGTCGCCGGCGAGCGTGAGGGCGCGGAGCGGCCGGCTGAACACGATGGAGAGCTCGGCGCCCTGCTCGGCCTCGCCGCTCGGCGCGGCGTACACGACGCGGAACGGGCCCTCGCTCCCGGCCGCGCCGGGTCCCTCGCCGATGGCCAGGGTCTGGCGTGGCGTCACCGCCGGCACCCGCGCGCCCTGGAGGCACGCCGTGATCCCGAGGAGGAGGAGCCCGAGAAGCGTCCGGAGGCGAGCGCGCGCGCGCGCCGCGGAGCCGTGTCGTGACGTCATGGCGCAGAAGTCAGCAACGGCCGTGCCGCCGCCGCAACCCGCGTGGAGGTGGCCCCGCCTCGCCCGCGGCGTGGCTCGCGGGACGCAGCCCCGCGTCCGAGCGAACACCGGCGATTCCGCGCCGGGCCGGCATCCCCACCCGAGAGCCCGCGAGCGCCCGGCTCCGAGTGGCGCGAGCGCGCTCCCGCTTCTAGGCTTCGGATCATCGTGTCGAGCCGAGCGCCCGTGGGGCTCGCGGTCGTGAGCGCGCTCTCGGTGTTCGGCAGCGCGCTGAACGCCGCGGCCGAGCCGGTGGCGCGCTTCGGCGACGCCCCGGTGTCGAGTCCCGCGCGCCCACCGGCTCCGAAGCCATCGGGAGGGGATGCCGGCCCGGCGCGGAACCCCGTGCGGGCGAGCGCGCTGGTCCTCGAGCTCTACCGGCGCGGACGCGAGCGCGAGCGTCGCGGCGACCCCGCGCAGGCGGCGGCGGCCTACGTCGACGCGATCGGCGCGGACCCGACCTACGGCCCTGCGCTCCTCGCGCTCGCGCGCCTGCGGCAGGTGATGGGCGACGTCGAGGAGGCCGAGGCGCTCTGCGCGCGCGCGGCGCGGCTCCCCGCCTACGCGGCCGACGCGCTCACGCTCCGCGCGGCGCTGCGTAAGGCGCGCGGGCTCGCGCGAGAGGCGCGCGAGGACCTCGCCCAGGCGGCCTCGCTCGACCCCTCACCCGCGCGGCTCGAGGCGCTCGCCGACGCCTACGTCGCCGCCGAGCTCTGGCCCGCGGCGCTGGCCGTGTGGCGGCAGCTCCTCGCCGCGCGCGAAGCGGGCACCGAGCCCGAGCGCGTCGCGGCCGCCCGAATCAAGGTGCGCGCGCTCGGAGCGCTCGCGGGCGAGACCGATCCGGTCGCCGCGGGGCGTGCCTCGTCGCGCTGGGAGCGGCGAGCGCTCGCGAGGATCGCCGCGCGGACGGCGCGCGGTCGCTGAGCGCCGCGCGCTGGTGGTCCGGCGTCAAGGCTGCGGCTCGAGGTGGGCGAGCGCGACCCGCCGGACATCCTCCGGCATGGGGCAGCTCTCGAGCCGATCGAGATCGGTGGTGACCACCGTGTGAAGGAGCTCGGCGGCGCGCTCGCCGTCGCGCGCGCGCACGAACCGGTAGCGAAGCTCGAGGCTCCGGTTGCCGACGCGGCGCACCGAGGTCTCGATCCTCACCACGTCCCCGTACGCGAGCGGCGAGACGAAATCGCACTCGACGTGGACCGCCGGAAGCCCGACTCGGCGAGCGGTCACGAGGGCGAGATAACCGCCGTCGAGCGGCGCGAAGAAGCGGTCCATCGCCTCGTGGGCATAGGTGAGAAAATGTGGGAAAAATACCAGCCCGGCCGCGTCTACCTCGTGAAACGCGACCGCGCGCTCATAGATGAACATGACCCGAGCAGGGTAGCCCGAAGCCCGCGCGGGGCGCGAGCGGGCGGCCGCGAAGCGCCTTGCGAAAGGAGGCGATTTCGCTCAGACTGAGGCCCATGCGCGTTCGTCGCTTGGCTCTGGGGTTGATCGGCTTGGTGAGCATCGGCGGCCTGACCGCGATCGGCTGCGGCACCTCGGGCGGCGACGCGCAGCTCGGCGGCGGAGGCGCCGCTGGCAAGGCCGGCTCGAGCAGCGGCGGAGGAGCCGGAGCGCCGGCGAGCGGTGGCGCGAGCGGGGCGGCCGGGACGGCCGGCGGCGGGAGCGGCACCGGCGGCACGAGCGGCGGGAGCGGCACCGGCGGCACGAGCGGCGGGAGCGGCACCGGCGGGAGCGGCACCGGCGGCGGCCCGAACGACGCTGGCCTCGACGTCGAGTTCAGCTACGACGGCCCGATCGACGACGGCGGCTTCAACTCGGACTCCTCGTGCGCCGCGACCACCGCCGAGACCAAGCCGCTCCCGCTCGACATGTACGTCATGCTCGATCAGTCCGGCAGCATGAACACCGACTGCAACGTGAACACGTCGACGTACACGGCGTCGACTCCCTCGAAGTGGTGCTACGCGATCAACGCGCTCTACGGCTTCATGGCGACCGCCGATCCGACGCTCGATCAGCGGGTCGCCCTGCAGTATTTCGCGCTCAACAACGGCACCTGCGCCGGCGTCGGCTACGCGACGCCGGAGATCAGCCTCCGCGCGATCCCCGCCAACGCGGGAGACTTCGTCGCGTCGCTGAACAGCCACAGCCCCTCCACGAACACCCCCACCGAAGGTGCCGCCAGAGGCCTCACTCAATTTGCCGCTGCCCAGAAGTCATTGGATCCGAGCCGCACCATCATCGGGATCCTCATCACCGACGGCGATCCGTACGGCTGCGGGGACGCGGCGACGGTCGGCACCGTCATCCGAAACGCGTGGAACGGCGGGTCCGGCGTGCGCACCTACGTCATCGGGATGACCGGCGCGACGGCCGCGAACCTCGAGACGATGGCGGTCAATGGCGGCGCGCCCGCGCACGCGAACTACTGCATCAGCGGCGCCTCGTGCCACTACTACAGCGTCGGTAACGGCAACTACGCGGTCTTCGCGGACGTCTTGAAGACCATCCAGGCGTCCGCCATCGGCTGCGACTACGCCATGCCGACCAGCGACGCGGGCGTCATCGATCCGGGCAAGGTCAGCGTGGAGTACTCGCCGGGGGGCAACCCGCCGGCCCAGACCATCCCGAAGGTCAGCGGCGCGGGCTCGTGCCCCGCGGCCGGCAGCGGAGGCGGCGGCTGGTACTACGACAACGACGCGAGCCCGACCAAGATCACGCTCTG
Above is a window of Deltaproteobacteria bacterium DNA encoding:
- a CDS encoding acyl-CoA thioesterase — translated: MFIYERAVAFHEVDAAGLVFFPHFLTYAHEAMDRFFAPLDGGYLALVTARRVGLPAVHVECDFVSPLAYGDVVRIETSVRRVGNRSLELRYRFVRARDGERAAELLHTVVTTDLDRLESCPMPEDVRRVALAHLEPQP
- a CDS encoding VWA domain-containing protein, which encodes MRKEAISLRLRPMRVRRLALGLIGLVSIGGLTAIGCGTSGGDAQLGGGGAAGKAGSSSGGGAGAPASGGASGAAGTAGGGSGTGGTSGGSGTGGTSGGSGTGGSGTGGGPNDAGLDVEFSYDGPIDDGGFNSDSSCAATTAETKPLPLDMYVMLDQSGSMNTDCNVNTSTYTASTPSKWCYAINALYGFMATADPTLDQRVALQYFALNNGTCAGVGYATPEISLRAIPANAGDFVASLNSHSPSTNTPTEGAARGLTQFAAAQKSLDPSRTIIGILITDGDPYGCGDAATVGTVIRNAWNGGSGVRTYVIGMTGATAANLETMAVNGGAPAHANYCISGASCHYYSVGNGNYAVFADVLKTIQASAIGCDYAMPTSDAGVIDPGKVSVEYSPGGNPPAQTIPKVSGAGSCPAAGSGGGGWYYDNDASPTKITLCPATCTAIQSDHSAKVEVNLGCLGS